AACCATTTTCTCCTGGCATATGGTAATCCGTTAAGAAGCAATCATACTCTTTATCCGAAATTACCTCTAAAACATCCTGAGCAGAAGCCACGGATGTCGCATCCCAGCCGGTAGCATTTGCCACCACTGCAATAGTCTTTCCCAAAGTTTGATCGTCGTCTAGTATTAATAATTTTTTCCTACTCATATAAACCTCCTTACGGTGAATAATACACTCTGCTAATTTTTAAATTTAAGTCATTAATTCCGTTTATCAATAGGTCAGATGAAATAGATGGGCATTTGATTTCATTTAATTTCTAGAATTTTAACTAGTTAGAGCTCAACCAATTTTATTGAAGCTCAGGATTTGGCACAGCCATATCATCCGTCAAATTAAGATGATTACTTATTAAAGAAAAAATGTGTATGACCGATTGTAATTAAATTAGTAAAACAATTAATTTAAACCTCTATTTTCTCCTTTCAGCGCCATGCAAAATTCATCCCAACACGGTTTATTTAAGAGCCTAATGGACACCCCACTAATCGTTTCAGTGATTGCTCATGTTCTCTTATTCTTAATGGTTGGAACGGTTGTTATTTTCGAAAAACCTATGATCCAGAACCATTTTGAGTTAGGAGAACTAGGCGTTTCCCTCTCACAAGATAAACTCGTTGAAGATGAGCTCCTATTTGAAGAGATAGAAACACTATCGCTTGAAGTGCCAACAGAAATGCAGGAGGTAGATAACCCGACGGTGGGCAGTCCTAATGTATCAGCAATTGCTGATGTCATCACTTCGATGAGCTCAATTAATCTAAGTCACAGAGTCTTTGTTCCAGAAAATACTGCCTTTGCCTTTGATAGTATTGCTAAAGGGATAGGGTATGGTCTAGGCGAAGGTTCTGGCTTAGGAAATGGAGTTGGCAGAGGAGCTGGGAGATTGTCCTCCAAGGTTAGTTTTTTTGGGGTTCAAGCCGAGGGCGTCAATATTCAATTCATCATTGATCTTTCTGCCTCAATGAGGGGGCCAAAAATCGAGCGCCTTAGAAGCGAAATGATAAAAGCAATTTCTAGCTTAGAAAATGGCTCTCAAGTATCCATTATATGTTTTGCTGGCCGCGGTTGGGTCTGGGGAACACCATACCAAACATTCGTAGCCACGAATGAACGCGGATCAAGAATTGTTAGAAAAGATTGGACATCTC
The DNA window shown above is from Verrucomicrobiota bacterium and carries:
- a CDS encoding vWA domain-containing protein; this encodes MDTPLIVSVIAHVLLFLMVGTVVIFEKPMIQNHFELGELGVSLSQDKLVEDELLFEEIETLSLEVPTEMQEVDNPTVGSPNVSAIADVITSMSSINLSHRVFVPENTAFAFDSIAKGIGYGLGEGSGLGNGVGRGAGRLSSKVSFFGVQAEGVNIQFIIDLSASMRGPKIERLRSEMIKAISSLENGSQVSIICFAGRGWVWGTPYQTFVATNERGSRIVRKDWTSPKPKWIPIDEFSRAELLSQAKEISYSKTIYGTNWTEAVDLAKRVSPNPSAVFFMTDGRHNGSNLSEFNHSVADWSENGFPFNIVFLGNNLPERGEKSLTAAAKSSNGIFKMVRD